ATGGTCACGGGCAAAAATGCTGTCTCGGCCGTACGTCAACTGATGGCGCTGTTGCGCTTGGCGTAGCGCAACCTTAACTTTTGGTCGATCTCGAgtctgctgctgttgattgATCCagaaggaaaaatcaaagcaATTTTTGGGAGGCCGGCAGTTGCacaggaagaaaaattttaaaaaccgGTGGATACTGGTTAAGGAAACGGGCAATAGAAAAAGGTACGAATAGACGGCCTAAGAGTGTATGcaaagaaacggaaaaaaacaggaaaaaaaaaaacaattaaaaacccAGTATAACATGGCGTGGATCGGCATGTCTATGGCGTATGGGCGGACCCCGTGGTCACAGGAGGCAACAAATGCACTGTTGACTTGTATCTTCTTGGTTGTTTTCAACCCACAGCAACCCACGAACATCTAGCTGAAAACGTACCTCACCATGAAACACAACGCGGAACGAAAAAACGTTGACTTGTTCACTCATTAGAccgacggaaagaaaaaaaggtgcaCTTCTTGTTAATTATCGgttggatcttttttttcagtcacCACAGGTAAGCCACCATTGGAAAGCTGCGCATCGCCACCCATAAAAAGGGTTGGTATGTTGGCTCCGAAAAAGAGCTTCGTATTGGCCGTTATCGATTCATAACGCTTTAGTTCAAGATACTCTGGTGTCAGGAGTAATTTATTGGCCCTTGCCTGGTGTTCCAGCGAATAGTAGTCTGCATCTGCGCGGCTCTTCTGCCGATTCGTTACTATTTGATCTGAGAGAGAATAAAACGTTTGAGTATTCATTAAGCTGTTAAAACGCGTAAAAAGGAATACCTTCGATGATAGACATGGTCTTGATTGATTCTTTCTCCATGACTTTTTGTTCGAAATTAATTTTGGCCACTTGAGCTTCTTTCTCGGCTTCAATCACAGccttctttctctctgtttcAGCGTCTTTCTCAACAACTTTCTGGTACTCTCGTGCTATTAatagtttcgttttttccGCTTCtctaaagaaataaaaagtgtaaataagatGCAGGTCGAATAACCTTTGAATAAAAAACGTAATaaacaaaactgaaaaattcttgtttcaTTACACAAGTTCGTAGTTCTTTCGAATAGCTTCAGGAATTTTGGGTTTAGTCACTCGAACGCCATGAATATGCAAACCCGGAGCGAGGTCATTTAAATCTGCTTGTAAGgctttctttaaattttcgtcGATTTGATCAAACAGATCAATGTAAACCTAAACggatattttttaaatagtaaacTTTCCAAACACGAC
The nucleotide sequence above comes from Daphnia carinata strain CSIRO-1 chromosome 3, CSIRO_AGI_Dcar_HiC_V3, whole genome shotgun sequence. Encoded proteins:
- the LOC130697474 gene encoding erlin-1-like, whose product is MPPSVGSFAVLIGTLAVLFNFSLHKIDEGYVGVYYRGGALLKETSNPGYHMMFPFLTTHRSVQVTLQSDEVKNVPCGTSGGVMLYFDRIEVVNILSPSSVYDIVKNYTADYDRTLVYNKIHHELNQFCSVHTLQEVYIDLFDQIDENLKKALQADLNDLAPGLHIHGVRVTKPKIPEAIRKNYELVEAEKTKLLIAREYQKVVEKDAETERKKAVIEAEKEAQVAKINFEQKVMEKESIKTMSIIEDQIVTNRQKSRADADYYSLEHQARANKLLLTPEYLELKRYESITANTKLFFGANIPTLFMGGDAQLSNGGLPVVTEKKDPTDN